The Kiloniellales bacterium nucleotide sequence GGCCCAGAGCCCGCCCAGGCCCGCCGCCGGCAGCAGTAGCGCCAGCGCGGCGGCGAGGAACAGCCAGCGGTGGCCGGGTCGGCGGCTCACTCCGCCGCCACCACGTCGATCCGGCCCGCCGGACCTAGGGCCCGGTACCGGCGCTTGTACATATCCTCCAGGAAGACGCCCGGCAGGGTGTAGCGGCCCGGGATCACGGCGCGCACGAGGTAGGCCAGGGTGAAGCTGCGGCGGCGCGGGCCCAGGTCGACCGCGGCGACGTAGCGGTCGTCGCGGGCCGCCGCGAAACGGGTCTCGCTCAGCTCCGGCAGGAAGCCGAAGCGTTCCGTCGCCTCTCCGCCCAGCTTGGCGTTCTCGATCTCGAAGCCGGCCGGCAGCAGATCGACCACCAGGGCCTCGTGGTCGAGCCGGCCGAGGGCTTCCCCCTCGAGCAGCACGACCAGCAGCTGGTTCTGCCGCACCGTCTCCGGGGCCATGACCGCGCCGTCTTGGCCGTAGTAGCGCCGCGTGACCAGAAGGCCCTGGGACTCCGGCGGCAGGGGCTCGACCGGCACCCCGCTGACGCTGCGGACCAGGCGGACCGGGGCCGTCCCGTCGTTGCGCACCTCGCTGCCCTCGCTCCCGACCTTCAGGTAGAGCGCGTCGCGCCGGGGCGGCAGCGCCGCGCCGTCGACGATCAGGGCCATCTCCTCGGCGTCGGCGCGGATCAGCGCGTGGGTGGCCAGCAGGAGCCAGGCCTGCTCCTGGGTGCTGAGATGGCGCCGCCCTTTGAAGCGGTCCTCCAAGGCCTCGATGAGCCCGCCGAGGTCCTCCCGGCCGCCGGCCGTCTCGGCCAGGATCGCCAGCAGGGCGGCATCGTCCCGCAGGTCGGAGCCGTAGTCCCACCACCAGCGCTCCGGGTTCCGCTCGCGCGCCGGCGCGGCCAGGGCCAGGACCAGGAGGTCGTCGCCCGTCTGGGCCTCCCCGAGGCTGTGCAGGGCGGCGGCGAGCTGGCCGAGGCCCAGGCGGGTGGGGATGTTCCGGCCGTGGCGCCGGGCGAAGTAGCGCAGCTCGCCGGCCCGCAGGGCGCCGGTCCGGGCCAGGACGTAGGCCGCGTAGGCGCGGGCGACCAGGTCGCGGTCGTCGCCCCGGGTCACGACCGCCCTCAGCCAGGCCTGGGCCTGGGCATAGGACGCCTCCGGCACGTGATAGCCCTGCTCCTGGGCCCGGGTCAGGAAGTCGAAGGCATAGGCGCTCAGCCAGGCCTGCGCCGTGCCGCCGGCGTACCAGACCGCGAAGGAGCCGTCGCTGCGCTGGCGGTCCAGGGTCCGCCGGATCGCGCCCTCGATCCGGTCGCGCAGGGTGGCCTCCCGGATCTGGTGGTCCCAGGCCTTGGCGACCTCGGCCAGGTAGAGCAGCGGCAGGGCCCGGCTGATGGTCTGCTCGGTGCAGCCGTAGGGATAGCGGTCGAGGGCGCTCAGCAGGGCCGGGGCGTCGAACTCCGGCCGCATCGCGACCGTCAGCCCGAGCTCGCGGGTGCCAGGCAGGAAGCCCTCGGCGTCGGCGGGCGACATGCGGGCCGTCTGGCCGGGCGCCAGCCAGGCGGTGACGCGCTCGGTCACCCGCGGCTGGGTCGGCCGGACGGCGATCTCCCAGTCGCGGCGGATCGGGTCGAGTCCCTCGGACTCGACGGCCAACGCGAGGCGCGCCGCGCCCACCCTTCCGGCTTCGAGCGCGAGGGGAAGCTCGCGGCGTTCGCCGTCGGCCAGGGTCACCTCGGCCGGCAGTTCGCCCCGCTGGGCCAGCCCGCCGGACAGCGCCAGATCAATGCTCAGCCTCCGCTGGCGGCCCGAGAGGTTCTGCAGCGCGATCTTGGCCTCCGCCCGGTCGCCCGGCGCCAGGAAGCGCGGCAGCAGCACTTCGGCGACCACGGGATCGCGGACCACCAGCGGCGCCGTGGCGGAACCCAGGGCGGTCTCGCCGTAGGCCACCGCCATGATGCGCAGGCGTCCGGCGAAGTCCGGGATCTCCAGACGGACCACGGCCCGTCCCTCTTCGTCGGCGACGATGTCGCGTTGGAACACTGCGACCGTGCGACGGGTCCTGGTGGTGATTCCTTGCGCATTGGAGGTCGTTGTCGATGCAGTCGTGACGATGGTGTCGCCGCCGGAGCGCTCCCGGCCGCCGGAGGCCGCGGGGATCAGGCGGCCGTAGAGGTCGCGCAGGTCCATGGCCAGACGGCGCTGGCCCAGGAAGTGGGACTGGGGCGCCGGGCTGGCGAAGCCGGTCAGCGAGAGGATGCCTTCGTCGACCGCGGCCAGGGTCAGCCGCAGCGGCTCGCCGCCGACCGCCGGGCCGTCCAATCGGATCGGCACCTCGATCTCCCGGCGCGGGGTCACGCTCTCGGGCAGCTCCAGCGCCACTTCGAGCTCGCGCTCGGCCCGGTCGATGGCGAACCAGCCGAGCCCCAGGGCGCGCACCGGCAGGTAGGAGGGCGCCCCGGCCTTGGGCCGGAAGGCGGTGACCAGCAGGTAGGCGCCCGGGCCCCAGTCGCCGTCGACCTTCAGAGCGATCTCGGCGCCCGCCTTGGGCAGCGCCAGCGTCTCGCTGTGGCGGATGCGGTCGTTGACCACCTGGACCAGGGCCAGGCCGGCGAAGGGCGCCTTGACCTGGGCGGTCAGGGTCTCGCCGTCGCGGTAGTCCCGGCGCTGCAAGGTCAACTCCAGGGCGTCGGGGGTGTCCGGCGACGTGCCGGCGAACCACCAGCCGCTGTGGAAGCGGTAGCTCGTCGCGCCACTGCCACCCAGGTCGTAGACCTCAAGGCGGAAGCGGCCGTAGTCCGGCGCCCGGGCGAGCCGCGCCCGGCCCTGGGAATCCGTCTCGATCTCGCCGCTGTCCAGTAGCTCGTCGCGGACCACGTAGCGGGACCGCCAGCGGCCGTTGTGGCGGTACCAGTTGTAGTCGTAGATCTCGCGCAGCCATTCATAGGCCAGGCGCCGTCCGGCGACCGGCCGGCCCTCCGGGTCGAGGGCCACCACGTCGAAGCCGGCGGTCTCGCCGCGCCGCAGCCGGTCGCCCCGGAACCGCGGCCGCAGGCCGACCTCGATCGCCCGGCTGCGGACCGGCAGCCGCAGGCTCGCGTTGACCGGCCGCCCGTCGACGTCGAAAAGCGCGACCCGTAGCCGGGCCGCGAGGGGGGCGCTCGCCTTGGGCAGGTCGCGCAGGCGCAGTGGCAGCGCTGCCCTGCCCTGCTCGTCGGTCTGGAAGCTCTGGCCTTGACCGCTGCCTTGCAGAGGGTCCTCCTGCACCAGCCCGAAGCGATAGTCTTCGTAGCCCTCGAAGGGCCGCGGATCCCGCTCCAGGGAAAGCCGCCATTCGCCGCGCAGCCCGGCGGCCGCCGGGCCGTAGAAGTACTTCGCGGCGACCTGCGCGCTGGCCCCTCGCTCCGGATCCAGGTGCCCGGCCTCGCTGCTCAGCTCGACGCCGATCCGCTGTGGCACGAAGTCCTCGACCAGGAAGGTCGTCTCGCCGACGCTCTCCGCTTCCGGGTCCAAGTGGGCGGTGACCGTCCATTTCCCGGCCCGCGCTGAGGGGCTCAAGGGGATCTCGAAGCCGAAGCCGCCCAGCGAGTCGCCCGGCGCGGTGTCGCGATGGATCTCGCTGCCGTCGGGCCGCAGGACCTTGACGGTCAAGGGCACGCCGGCGATGGCCGTCGCCCGGGCGTCGCGCAGCAGGGCCGAGAGCTGAACCGTCTCGCCGGGCCGGTAGACGCCGCGATCGCCGTAGAGGAAG carries:
- a CDS encoding alpha-2-macroglobulin — its product is MRSLAAFFVALVVVAPVSAGRAETPPPLIDPAFAVPDLSHEAARLEQRLQLLVELRDAGGSDNDTRELRARLTRLLDSPALRRRGLGPEEARTIRNGGRAADWADLAQAYLRDRHLEDAAAAAYLSYESARTALRRARALGILAEVYLRQGEDRTAVNLYAKAQEVFPDSQNRRRLKVLVERLKLRVVAIDVESDNAVPRACIVFSQKLRQPLPLKPADYVALEPAEDVDVSARGERLCLRGLRHGRSYRLQVKAGLPSATGMVLEKTQRRSLAIADRRAWIGFAGKRYVLPKSRGKRLPLKSVNVDEVGLRLYHIHERGLVGPLLSNLMRQDLSGYGADQIETTLGALVWEGRVGVQSEKNAEVITQVSLEEALDTRGEGLYVLVARTPEQEKEDRRWKSLATQWLLVSDLGLMTLQGGDGLSVFARSLETAEPLSSVRLELIARNNAVLATARTDSRGMARFAPGLLRGRGGDQPAYLAARRRGGDFNFLALTGPAFDLSARGVAGRHLPGEVDAFLYGDRGVYRPGETVQLSALLRDARATAIAGVPLTVKVLRPDGSEIHRDTAPGDSLGGFGFEIPLSPSARAGKWTVTAHLDPEAESVGETTFLVEDFVPQRIGVELSSEAGHLDPERGASAQVAAKYFYGPAAAGLRGEWRLSLERDPRPFEGYEDYRFGLVQEDPLQGSGQGQSFQTDEQGRAALPLRLRDLPKASAPLAARLRVALFDVDGRPVNASLRLPVRSRAIEVGLRPRFRGDRLRRGETAGFDVVALDPEGRPVAGRRLAYEWLREIYDYNWYRHNGRWRSRYVVRDELLDSGEIETDSQGRARLARAPDYGRFRLEVYDLGGSGATSYRFHSGWWFAGTSPDTPDALELTLQRRDYRDGETLTAQVKAPFAGLALVQVVNDRIRHSETLALPKAGAEIALKVDGDWGPGAYLLVTAFRPKAGAPSYLPVRALGLGWFAIDRAERELEVALELPESVTPRREIEVPIRLDGPAVGGEPLRLTLAAVDEGILSLTGFASPAPQSHFLGQRRLAMDLRDLYGRLIPAASGGRERSGGDTIVTTASTTTSNAQGITTRTRRTVAVFQRDIVADEEGRAVVRLEIPDFAGRLRIMAVAYGETALGSATAPLVVRDPVVAEVLLPRFLAPGDRAEAKIALQNLSGRQRRLSIDLALSGGLAQRGELPAEVTLADGERRELPLALEAGRVGAARLALAVESEGLDPIRRDWEIAVRPTQPRVTERVTAWLAPGQTARMSPADAEGFLPGTRELGLTVAMRPEFDAPALLSALDRYPYGCTEQTISRALPLLYLAEVAKAWDHQIREATLRDRIEGAIRRTLDRQRSDGSFAVWYAGGTAQAWLSAYAFDFLTRAQEQGYHVPEASYAQAQAWLRAVVTRGDDRDLVARAYAAYVLARTGALRAGELRYFARRHGRNIPTRLGLGQLAAALHSLGEAQTGDDLLVLALAAPARERNPERWWWDYGSDLRDDAALLAILAETAGGREDLGGLIEALEDRFKGRRHLSTQEQAWLLLATHALIRADAEEMALIVDGAALPPRRDALYLKVGSEGSEVRNDGTAPVRLVRSVSGVPVEPLPPESQGLLVTRRYYGQDGAVMAPETVRQNQLLVVLLEGEALGRLDHEALVVDLLPAGFEIENAKLGGEATERFGFLPELSETRFAAARDDRYVAAVDLGPRRRSFTLAYLVRAVIPGRYTLPGVFLEDMYKRRYRALGPAGRIDVVAAE